In Terriglobia bacterium, a single genomic region encodes these proteins:
- the secY gene encoding preprotein translocase subunit SecY produces MMENLKSLTEIPDLRKRILFTLLMLAVYRLGSFVPTPGINPDVLAQALSSLGNTLFGLLSMFSGGSLGRLTVFALGIMPYITASIILQLLGVVSPTLEKLQKEGELGRKKITEYTRWMTVGLSMFQAFGIAIALQRETSANLPLVSHPGLGFILSTVLTLTTGSVFVMWLGEQITARGIGNGMSLLIFAGIVVGLPTAIANLYQKVFVTRTWSFPIVFVLLVFMLVVVAFIVFVERGERRIPIQYAKRIVGRKVLGGVSTHLPLKVNSGGVMPIIFAVSILTFPQTIALFSGSQGAFGQVLGWFKTAFGWGEPLYTLTYVVLIIFFAHFYLSIIYNPDEVADNVRKQGGFIPGIRPGKRTADHLDDVLTKITWVGGLYLALIALIPEVMLAGLRVNHLPVWLGGQWFDSNLPGWLLHGLNINFYFGGTSLLIVVGVAMDTIQQVEAQLIMRHYEGFLKKGRVRGRRAAS; encoded by the coding sequence ATGATGGAGAATCTCAAAAGCCTTACTGAGATTCCGGACCTGCGGAAACGGATCCTGTTCACGCTACTTATGCTGGCGGTGTATCGCCTGGGATCGTTTGTTCCCACTCCAGGGATCAATCCCGACGTCCTGGCCCAGGCTTTGAGCAGCCTGGGTAATACACTGTTCGGACTCCTTTCGATGTTTTCGGGAGGCAGCCTGGGCCGCCTCACGGTCTTTGCCCTGGGGATTATGCCGTACATCACGGCATCCATCATTCTGCAGTTGCTGGGCGTGGTTTCTCCCACCCTCGAAAAACTCCAGAAAGAAGGCGAACTCGGTCGCAAGAAGATTACGGAGTATACGCGCTGGATGACCGTGGGCCTAAGCATGTTTCAGGCCTTCGGCATTGCGATTGCTCTGCAAAGAGAGACCAGCGCGAATCTCCCGCTGGTGAGCCACCCCGGATTGGGCTTCATTCTGAGTACCGTCCTTACGCTGACCACCGGCTCGGTTTTCGTGATGTGGCTGGGCGAGCAGATTACCGCACGGGGAATCGGCAACGGCATGTCTCTTCTGATCTTTGCCGGCATCGTCGTCGGACTTCCGACGGCGATCGCGAACCTGTATCAGAAGGTTTTCGTCACGCGGACCTGGAGCTTTCCAATCGTGTTTGTGCTTTTAGTCTTCATGCTGGTCGTGGTGGCGTTCATTGTCTTCGTCGAGCGTGGAGAGCGCCGCATTCCGATCCAGTACGCAAAACGGATTGTGGGGCGGAAAGTTCTTGGAGGCGTATCCACGCACCTTCCGCTCAAGGTGAACAGTGGCGGAGTGATGCCCATCATCTTTGCGGTCTCTATTCTGACTTTTCCCCAGACGATCGCGCTGTTTTCTGGAAGCCAGGGAGCTTTCGGCCAAGTCCTGGGCTGGTTCAAGACGGCATTTGGCTGGGGCGAGCCCCTTTATACGCTGACTTACGTCGTCCTGATTATTTTCTTTGCCCACTTCTACCTTTCAATCATATACAACCCGGACGAGGTTGCGGATAACGTGAGAAAGCAGGGAGGATTCATTCCCGGCATTCGCCCTGGCAAGCGGACGGCCGACCATCTGGACGACGTTCTGACAAAGATTACATGGGTAGGCGGTCTTTACCTTGCGTTGATTGCGTTGATTCCGGAAGTGATGCTTGCCGGCTTGCGAGTGAACCATCTGCCGGTCTGGCTGGGGGGGCAATGGTTTGACTCAAATCTTCCTGGTTGGCTTCTTCACGGCTTGAATATTAATTTTTATTTTGGCGGCACCTCGTTGCTGATCGTGGTGGGTGTCGCAATGGACACCATCCAGCAGGTTGAAGCGCAATTGATCATGCGGCACTACGAAGGTTTTCTGAAGAAGGGGCGTGTTCGGGGGCGTCGCGCTGCCTCGTGA
- the rpmJ gene encoding 50S ribosomal protein L36 — translation MKVRSSVKKICSKCKFVRRGRVLRVICENPKHKQRQG, via the coding sequence ATGAAAGTTCGCTCTTCTGTGAAGAAAATCTGTTCCAAGTGCAAGTTCGTGCGACGTGGCAGGGTTTTGCGGGTGATTTGCGAAAACCCAAAGCACAAACAGCGCCAAGGCTAG
- the infA gene encoding translation initiation factor IF-1, producing the protein MAKEEAIEVMATVIESLPNAMFRVELENGKHKVLAHISGKMRKNFIRILPGDKVAVELSPYDLTRGRIVYRYK; encoded by the coding sequence ATGGCCAAAGAAGAAGCGATTGAAGTGATGGCGACAGTTATTGAATCGCTCCCGAATGCCATGTTTCGCGTCGAGCTCGAAAATGGCAAGCACAAGGTTCTGGCTCACATCTCTGGCAAGATGCGGAAAAACTTCATCCGGATCCTGCCGGGCGACAAGGTTGCTGTTGAGCTTTCACCCTATGACTTGACGCGAGGCCGTATTGTCTATCGGTACAAATAA
- the map gene encoding type I methionyl aminopeptidase: MIICKSAAEIEKLRRSGRLVREILEETREQAKPGVTTMELEKFVERRLAGVGAKPAFKGYRGYPCCLCVSVNEQIVHGIPSNRRLNEGDIVSLDLGVIIDGYYGDAAMTVPVGMIREPLQRLLRVTEESLQLAIDKARVGNRLGDISAAVEQHVVNSGFSVVKEFVGHGIGRQLHEEPQIPNFGPPGYGPPLKAGMVLAIEPMVNVGGPGLRILDDQWTAVTVDGAPSAHFEHMIAVTQNGPDVLTRL; encoded by the coding sequence ATGATTATCTGTAAGTCGGCGGCGGAAATAGAGAAGTTGCGCCGGAGCGGACGGCTGGTGAGAGAGATCCTTGAAGAGACGCGTGAACAGGCCAAGCCCGGCGTCACAACCATGGAGCTCGAGAAGTTCGTTGAGCGGCGTCTGGCCGGGGTGGGAGCAAAGCCGGCCTTCAAAGGCTATCGGGGGTACCCGTGTTGCCTGTGCGTGTCGGTGAACGAGCAGATTGTTCACGGCATTCCTTCAAACCGCCGTTTGAACGAAGGCGACATCGTCAGCCTCGATTTAGGTGTGATCATCGACGGCTACTATGGCGACGCTGCCATGACGGTCCCCGTGGGGATGATAAGGGAACCGCTCCAAAGGCTTCTTCGCGTGACCGAGGAATCACTGCAATTGGCGATTGACAAGGCGCGCGTGGGAAACCGGCTGGGAGACATCTCGGCCGCCGTGGAACAGCATGTTGTCAATAGCGGTTTTTCAGTCGTGAAGGAGTTTGTGGGCCACGGAATCGGCCGACAGCTTCATGAAGAACCCCAGATACCGAACTTTGGACCGCCAGGTTACGGCCCGCCGCTGAAGGCGGGAATGGTGCTGGCGATTGAGCCTATGGTTAATGTAGGCGGTCCCGGATTGCGGATTCTGGACGACCAGTGGACGGCTGTCACGGTCGATGGCGCTCCTTCAGCGCATTTTGAGCATATGATCGCCGTGACGCAAAATGGTCCCGATGTTTTGACCCGCTTGTAA
- the rplO gene encoding 50S ribosomal protein L15 — MQIGTLRPPAGAHKRRKRIGQGMGSGHGKTATRGSKGQRSRSGMRMRPGFEGGQMPLHRRLPKRGFTNIFKKRYAIVNLGDLAELDPKEKVTPELLQQLGVIGRLHDGLKVLGGGELSAPLQIAAHQFSKSAEEKIAKAGGKAEVISA; from the coding sequence ATGCAGATTGGAACACTTCGGCCTCCCGCCGGCGCTCATAAACGCCGCAAGAGGATTGGCCAGGGCATGGGATCGGGACACGGGAAGACGGCGACCCGAGGCAGCAAAGGTCAACGGTCGCGCTCCGGGATGCGGATGCGCCCGGGATTCGAAGGTGGCCAGATGCCACTGCACCGCCGTCTGCCGAAGCGTGGGTTCACCAACATTTTCAAGAAGCGATACGCCATCGTGAACCTTGGTGACCTCGCAGAGCTCGACCCTAAGGAAAAAGTGACGCCGGAGCTGCTTCAGCAGCTCGGAGTTATCGGACGGCTGCACGATGGGCTTAAAGTCTTGGGAGGGGGTGAGTTGAGCGCTCCTCTTCAAATTGCAGCGCATCAGTTTTCGAAATCGGCGGAAGAAAAGATTGCCAAGGCCGGCGGGAAGGCGGAGGTAATCTCCGCATGA
- a CDS encoding adenylate kinase, translating to MAQILIFLGPPGAGKGTQARAVARELGIPHISTGDILREAARKKTSLGLAAKAKMDKGELVPDEVISPIVEERLGRPDCKEGAILDGFPRTIAQAKFLDAMLERVGLGEPLVLNIQVDADSVIERLTGRRTCPACGEIYNVYFNPAGHVGICDRDGSRLVQRADDNEDAIRIRLKAYEQDTLPLIDYYQRKDTLLQVDGNGAPAAITETLLSLVKTHDYL from the coding sequence ATGGCGCAGATCCTCATTTTCCTGGGCCCCCCAGGCGCCGGCAAGGGAACCCAGGCGCGAGCGGTTGCCAGGGAACTGGGTATTCCGCACATCTCAACCGGCGATATCCTTCGGGAGGCTGCACGGAAAAAAACTAGCCTTGGTTTGGCTGCCAAGGCTAAGATGGATAAAGGAGAACTGGTTCCGGATGAGGTAATTTCCCCGATCGTGGAAGAACGGCTGGGCCGGCCTGACTGCAAGGAAGGCGCAATCCTGGACGGCTTTCCAAGAACCATCGCTCAGGCAAAATTCCTTGACGCCATGCTCGAAAGAGTCGGCCTTGGCGAGCCGCTGGTTCTGAACATTCAGGTGGATGCCGATTCAGTGATCGAGCGGCTCACGGGTCGTAGGACTTGCCCGGCCTGCGGAGAGATTTACAACGTTTACTTCAATCCTGCAGGTCACGTCGGCATCTGTGATAGGGATGGAAGCCGGCTCGTCCAGCGGGCGGACGACAACGAGGACGCCATCAGGATCCGCCTGAAGGCGTATGAACAGGACACTTTGCCGCTGATTGATTATTATCAGCGGAAGGACACCTTGCTTCAGGTGGATGGAAACGGGGCGCCGGCGGCGATCACAGAAACGCTCCTGAGCCTCGTGAAGACACATGATTATCTGTAA